The following coding sequences are from one Bacteroidota bacterium window:
- a CDS encoding MBL fold metallo-hydrolase, producing MKNIFVFSLMVFSATFQSCAQNKFESDEFETSAGKLTITFFGHASLMFNFNGKIIQVDPVGQYADYSKFPKADLILITHDHFDHFDKKAIEKSVKPGTAIILNQTTFDELNKGQVMKNGDVKTVDGVKIEAVPAYNNTPQHLQFHPKNRDNGYVLTFGNKRVYIAGDTENIPEMAALKNIDIAFLPMNQPYTMLPSQVVQCVHLFHPHILYPYHYGNTHVSELTKLMANDKTVEVRIRKLN from the coding sequence ATGAAGAATATTTTTGTTTTTTCGTTGATGGTGTTTTCTGCCACCTTCCAATCCTGCGCGCAAAACAAATTCGAAAGCGATGAATTTGAAACTTCTGCCGGAAAATTGACCATTACTTTTTTTGGCCATGCTTCTTTAATGTTCAATTTCAACGGGAAGATCATTCAGGTTGACCCAGTCGGCCAATATGCCGATTATTCAAAGTTCCCCAAGGCCGATCTGATCCTGATCACCCACGACCATTTCGACCACTTCGACAAAAAGGCGATTGAAAAATCTGTAAAGCCGGGAACGGCAATCATTCTTAATCAGACAACTTTCGACGAGCTGAATAAGGGCCAGGTGATGAAAAACGGGGATGTAAAGACGGTTGATGGCGTTAAAATCGAAGCCGTCCCCGCCTACAACAACACCCCGCAGCACCTTCAGTTTCACCCAAAAAACAGGGATAATGGCTATGTGCTGACCTTTGGCAACAAACGCGTGTATATTGCCGGCGATACCGAAAATATCCCCGAAATGGCTGCATTGAAAAACATTGACATTGCCTTTCTCCCGATGAATCAGCCTTACACCATGCTTCCCTCGCAAGTTGTACAGTGTGTCCACCTGTTTCATCCCCATATCCTTTATCCCTATCATTATGGAAATACTCATGTTTCGGAACTGACCAAACTCATGGCCAACGATAAAACGGTGGAAGTAAGGATCAGAAAACTGAATTAG